The genomic window GGGCTCGTCGCGGCGGGTCAGGAAGAGCCCCGACGGATCGGCGAGACCGGTGATGCCCTCGTCGTGCAGCTCGAAGCAGCCGACCTCGTCCGTGGCGCCGTACCTGTTCTTGACACCGCGCACGAGCCTGAGGCGCGCGTGCCGGTCGCCCTCGAAGGACAGTACGACGTCGACGAGGTGCTCCAGCAGCCTCGGTCCGGCGATGGCGCCGTCCTTGGTGACGTGGCCGACCAGGAGCGTCGACATGCCGCGCTCCTTGGACGCCCTGATGAGCGCGCCCGCGACCTCACGGACCTGCGCCATTCCGCCGGGCGCGCCATCGATCTCCGGCGAGGCGACCGTCTGCACGGAGTCGAGGACGAGCAGGGACGGCTTGACCGCGTCCAGATGCCCCAGGACGGCGGAGAGATCGGTCTCGGCGGCCAGGTACAGGTGGTCGTTGATCGCCCGGATGCGGTCGGCCCGCATGCGCACCTGGCTCGCCGACTCCTCGGCGGTGACGTAGAGCGTGCGGTGGTCGTCGCTCGCCGCCTTCGCCGCGACGTCCAGCAGCAGCGTCGACTTGCCGACGCCCGGCTCGCCCGCGAGCAGCACGACGGCGCCGGGCACCAGCCCTCCGCCGAGCACCCGGTCCAGCTCGCCGACCCCGGTCGAGCGGGCCGTGGCCTGGCGGCTGTCGACCTGGCCGATCGGCACGGCCGCGGTGGAGACCCGGCCGGCCGCGGTCGTGCGGACGGCGGGGGCGCCGCCGAACTCCTCGACCGTCCCCCATGCCTGGCACTCCGGGCAGCGGCCGAGCCATTTGGCGGTCGTCCAGCCGCACTCGGTGCAACGGTAGGACGGGCGGTCCTTCGCGGATTTCGTACGGGCAGCCATGGCGTCACCGTATAGGTGAGGTCCGACAGCACCGGCCGTGGGAGCGGTGGACGAACATGTGCCCGATGCGCCGATTCCGGGGGAATGCGGAATTCCCGTCCGCTTTGGAAGGAGAGCATCACCCGTAAGGATTAAATGTCGGAAAGTGCCGTCAGAGGTTCGACCTCGTCTGCCTACGGTCGCAAGGTGACGAGCAGCAGGCTGGAGACCTCCGAACGCACCACCGGCGCACACCGGGCGCACCGACGCGCGGCGCACCCGTCGGCGCAGCGACCGTCCGCACGTTACGAGCCGCACCTCGACGGCCTGTTCACCTACTGCCTCTCCGTCCTCTGCGACCACGAGGCGGCGACCGACGCCCTGGGGCTCGTCCTGGCCATCGCCGAACGGCAGCACGGCCGGTGCCCCGAGGCCGAGGAGGAACGTAAATCCTGGCTGTACGCCCTGGCCAGGTGGACCTGCCTGCGTGTGCTCACCGAGCAGCGCCGTGGCCGGCAGGCCCACCGACGGCAGTCCGTCCCCTCCCCGCCTCCCGCCGTCACGCACGGTTCCCCGGAGGAGGCGGCGGACCCGGGCCGTCACGCGGAGTCCCCGGCGTCCGAGGCGCGCCGGCGGGAACTCGCCCAGCTGGCCTGGCCGGAGGCCGCGGGCACCACACCCGAGCAGCGCGAGGCGCTGGAGCTCGCCGTGCGCCACGGGCTCACCTCGCGCGCCGTCGCCGCGGTCCTCGGCCTGGACGTCGGCAGCGCCCGGGAACTCCTGGCCGGGGCCGCCTGCGAGGTGGAGCGCACCCGCGCCGCGCTCGCCGTCGTGGAGAAGGGCGACTGCCCCGCCGTGGCCAGGCTCACCGGCACGCACCAGGCGCTGCTCTCGGCGGTCCTGCGCAGCGAACTCGTCCGGCACGTCGACGACTGTCCCCGCTGCCGCCGGGCCGCCGAACGGGCGGGGGCTGCCGGGCCCTGGCCGGGGACGGCCGTCGGCCCCGTCGCGTCGCTTCCGGTCGTCGAGGCACCCCGCCCCTCCGTCCGCGTCGCCCTGGCTCACGCCCGGCGCTCCAGGTCCGGCGCCCCGCGCTTCGGCAGGACGGGCTTCCCGCTGGACCCGAAGGACCATGCCGCCCGCCGGGACCGGCTGCGTGCCCGGGTCGTGACGACGACGGTGGTGGCGACGGTCGTCGCCGCTCCGGTGATCGCCCTGTGGGCCGCCTACCGGGGCGCCCCGCACACGGGGGAGGGGCGGGACACATCGGTCACCGCGACGGACGTGGACGTGGAACCGGGTCCCGGCGACGAGGCGTACGACCACTACGAGAACGCGGGCAATGCCCGGCCCGAGGCGGACGACAGCTTCACGGACAGTGCCCGCAGGCCCGACGTCTCCGCTGAGGTCGTGAGCGTCGGGGCCTCCCCGGACGCGGCGGGCACGCTCGCCGTCTCGGCCCGCTCGGCCGGGGGCCGTACGACGATCACCCTGACGGCGACCGGCACCCGCGCGGTCTCCTGGTCGGCGCGGGCCCAGGCCCCGTGGCTCCGCCTCAGCCGCTCGTCCGGCACGGTCGCGCCCGGCCGGAGCGTCACCCTCCAGGTGTTCGTCGACCGCGCGGCCGAACCGCGCGGCCCCTGGACCGCCCGTGTCGTCCTCGCACCCTCGGGCTCCGCCGTCGCGGTCACCGGCTACGGCGCGGGCACCCCGCATCCGGGGAGCCCGTCTCCCGGGCCGTCCTCCGAACCACCGGGCCCCACGCATTCGTCGCCGCCCCCGACGCCCGATCCGACCCCGGACCCGACGCAGTCGCCGGACCCGACGCCCACACCGACGCCCACGACGGATCCGACCGACCCGACGCCGTCACCCACCGGCGAGCCGTCGCCGCCCGAGCCCTCGTCCGGCTCGACGCCTCCGGACGAGCCCTCGGAACCGGCCGGCTGAAGCCCGCACGCGACGGCGGCCCGGTCCGCGGGGCGAGGAGCTCACACCGCACACCGGGCCGCCGTCGGAGCGGGCGGGAGCCGGACCGCCTCAGGCCGGGTCGGCCGGATGCGGGGCCATCGGGAGCAGCGACGCCAGCCGCTGCTCGCACAGCTCGGCCAGCCGGTCGTACGCCTCCTTGCCCATCATCTCGGTGAGCTCGGGCCGGTAGGACACGTAGACCGGATCACCGGCACCGTGCGCGGAGGTCGCCGAGGTGCACCACCAGTGCAGGTCGTGACCGCCGGGGCCCCACCCGCGGCGGTCGTACTCACCGATCGAGACCTGGAGCACGCGGGTGTCGTCGGGCCGCTCGATCCAGTCGTACGTCCGGCGGACCGGCAGCTGCCAGCACACGTCGGGCTTGGTCTCCAGCGGTTCCTTGCCCTCCCGCAGCGCCAGGATGTGCAGGGAGCAGCCGGCGCCGCCCTCGAATCCGGGCCTGTTCTGGAAGATGCAGGAGCCCTCCCAGCGCCGGGTCTGACGCTCGCCGTCCTCGTCGA from Streptomyces sp. NBC_01341 includes these protein-coding regions:
- the radA gene encoding DNA repair protein RadA — translated: MAARTKSAKDRPSYRCTECGWTTAKWLGRCPECQAWGTVEEFGGAPAVRTTAAGRVSTAAVPIGQVDSRQATARSTGVGELDRVLGGGLVPGAVVLLAGEPGVGKSTLLLDVAAKAASDDHRTLYVTAEESASQVRMRADRIRAINDHLYLAAETDLSAVLGHLDAVKPSLLVLDSVQTVASPEIDGAPGGMAQVREVAGALIRASKERGMSTLLVGHVTKDGAIAGPRLLEHLVDVVLSFEGDRHARLRLVRGVKNRYGATDEVGCFELHDEGITGLADPSGLFLTRRDEPVPGTCLTVTLEGKRPLVAEVQALTVDSQIPSPRRTTSGLETSRVSMMLAVLEQRGRISALGKRDIYSATVGGVKLTEPAADLAIALALASAASDTPLPKNLVAIGEVGLAGEVRRVTGVQRRLAEAYRLGFKHALVPRDPGQVPAGMKVTEVADMGDALRVLPRRSRPDGPQDDGARR
- a CDS encoding BACON domain-containing protein encodes the protein MTSSRLETSERTTGAHRAHRRAAHPSAQRPSARYEPHLDGLFTYCLSVLCDHEAATDALGLVLAIAERQHGRCPEAEEERKSWLYALARWTCLRVLTEQRRGRQAHRRQSVPSPPPAVTHGSPEEAADPGRHAESPASEARRRELAQLAWPEAAGTTPEQREALELAVRHGLTSRAVAAVLGLDVGSARELLAGAACEVERTRAALAVVEKGDCPAVARLTGTHQALLSAVLRSELVRHVDDCPRCRRAAERAGAAGPWPGTAVGPVASLPVVEAPRPSVRVALAHARRSRSGAPRFGRTGFPLDPKDHAARRDRLRARVVTTTVVATVVAAPVIALWAAYRGAPHTGEGRDTSVTATDVDVEPGPGDEAYDHYENAGNARPEADDSFTDSARRPDVSAEVVSVGASPDAAGTLAVSARSAGGRTTITLTATGTRAVSWSARAQAPWLRLSRSSGTVAPGRSVTLQVFVDRAAEPRGPWTARVVLAPSGSAVAVTGYGAGTPHPGSPSPGPSSEPPGPTHSSPPPTPDPTPDPTQSPDPTPTPTPTTDPTDPTPSPTGEPSPPEPSSGSTPPDEPSEPAG